The Synechococcus sp. MVIR-18-1 region TCTTTGTAGCCTTCTGTGCCTTGAACTCGTGCTTGATTGTGAAAGTACAAGCATCAAGATCAAAGTCTTTTGCATCACGTCGTTTGATCTCACTGATACGTGTTCCGGTGTAAGCCTGGATCAAGATTGCCAGCCTCTGATTATTTGCAATGGTTGCCAGTAATGCAGTCAATCCTTTGTAATCAGGCTCAATTGCGGTGTAGATATGCTTTACCTCGCTGGTGCTGAAGTCAACTCGCGTGAATGGGTTTGTCTCCAGGTCATGCAGCAGGCCGCTCTTGATGCTGACGTTGATGAGAGATCGAAGAGTCGCGCAGTTGATCTCGATGCTTCGCGGGCTTAACCCTTCAGAGGCCATTGCCTGCATCCACGCCCTGATGGTGACCGGTGAAGCTTCAGACAAGGAGAAAGGACCCGCTGGATAGCGAACTTCTGATTTGAATACCAACCATCGGAGAAGTCCTCACCCGTCTTGCGCTTCTTGACCGCCACCGCCTCGTTCACCAGGTCACGCCAATCCAGACGCTTGATCTGGTCGTCGTTGGCTATCTCACCCCAAGTAATCGTCTTGGCCGTTGCGTTGTCGAAATCATTAAACCCGTCTGGGTTCGTTGGAATCGTCCACTCGGTGCCTTCTGTGTCCGCTGCCTATCTGCTCTGTCCTCCCGTGGTTGCTGCCTGCTGAAGCTCAGCTATGGCCTGTGCTGCTCTCTTGGTGGCTTGAACCTGATCCCTGGTCTCAAGGCTCTTGGCCGTCCGCTTGCCATCGATCCACAGCACTACCTGGTAGATGCCGCTGGCCTTCCTCTGGATTGTCCTCTATGGCCTTGCCATTGTCGCAGTTCTCGATCAGTGTTCTGCACCAATGCCGCAGTATGACTGGACTTTGCTGGTGCTGACTGCAGTATTACTTAGCGGAACATCGAGCTGACAGAACTTTCCTCATGGATGCGCCAGATCGCTTCGCCGAGCATGTTGGCGACAGACAGCACATGCAGCTGGGGAAAGGTGTGATTGGATGCGATTGGAATGCTGTTGGTGACCACGACCTGTTCGAACAGTCCATCAACAGACAATCGCTCGATCGCTGGTGGAGAGAAAACGGGATGGGTGGCACAAGCAATGACACCAGTAGCGCCTTGCTCTCTCAGCAACTTGGCACCAGAGCAGATCGTGCCTCCGGTATCGATCATGTCGTCGATCAGGATCGCCGTGCGACCGCTCACATCGCCAATCACGGTGAGGCTTTCAGCCATGTTGTGACCAGTTCGGCGCTTATCGATGATGGCGAGAGGCGCACCGTTCATTTGTTTAGCAAAGGCCCTGGCTCGGGCCACACCACCCACGTCAGGAGACACCACAACCACCTCTCCCAGGTCTTGGGCGGCGAGGTGATCCACAAGCACGGGAGAACCGTAAATGTGATCACAGGGAATGTCGAAATACCCCTGGGTCTGAGCTGAGTGCAGATCCATTGCCAGCACCCGATCGACTCCTGATTTGACGAGCAAATTGGCGGTGAGCTTGGCAGCAATCGATTCCCGACCGGCTGTTTTGCGGTCTGCGCGTGCATAGCCGTAGTAGGGAACCACTGCGGTGATCTGTCGTGCCGATGCCCGTCTGCAGGCATCAACCATGATCAGCAGCTCCATCAGGTTGTCGTTCACCGGAGCGCAGGTGGGTTGGATCAGGAAGACATCGCAGCCGCGAATCGATTCCTGAATTTGCACATAAAGCTCACCGTCGGCAAAGCGCTTACAGACCTTCGGGCCATCGGGGACACCAAGGTAGGCCGCAATTTCGCGGGCGAGTGCGGGATTGGAGGTGCCGCTAAACAGGCGAAGACGTCGAGTGTCGTGCTGCAACTTCTCTTGCTCGGCTCGGGCAGCGGTGAGAAAACTTGTCACGATGCCCGCGCTTGAAATCGGCGATGAACCGATCGTAGTGCTGCATCGCCTTCCTATCCATAAACGGTATGGATCGGATCTCCCTAAGGTCGCTTCATGCTCGATTTCACCTTGGCTCTTGTTGGCGCTGGCCCCCTTCCTGAGCTCTCGATACGCGAGGGTGCTCAACAGCTTGCCGATCGCTTTTCGGCTGAATTAGTTCCATTGGCCTGTGGTTCGGAACCCCACAGTGGCTTGCAGGCACTGGCATCGCGTCAGCGCGAACGAAACCGACCCACGCTGCTGCGTTTGAGCGGTGATGCGGCGATGCTGCAAGGCTCCTCTGGAAGCTGGTTTGATGCTTTAGCCGCTTGGCGATGTCCCGTTTTGCTGTTGGCCCAGCCCAATTCAGCTGGTTTGATCCCTGGCATCGCACCTGCCTCCGTTGCCTTGTGTCACTCGCTCAGCATTCCTTTGGTTGGTTTGGCGCAACTTGGGGGCAGCTGGGATTCGGCGGCACGCCGAATGGATGGTTTGCCCTGGTGTGGCCTCTTAGACACAACAGATAACGGTGGGGCTGCTTCTGATGCGCTGGTCCGTTCCATCCAGCAGCGCTGGAAACGCATGAACCCAGGGATCAGTTCTGATCTGGCCAAATTGGCAGGCTGAGATCTGGCTTCAATTCGCGCAGCATCTGCTGACCGACCCGAGGTGCAAGAGGAAGCTCCGTAATTACTGGTGGTGAGGGCGCACTGATCGCAGCAGCAATCAGGCTGAGCATCTCTGTGCTGCTGATATCCGTTGTGACTTGATTGGAAAACACATTCAGCAGCTCGGGCACCACGGTGACTGCATCGATTTCCGATAACTGCTGATGCACGCCTTGGAGCAGCAGCTGTTGCCTCAATCTGCGCTGATGGTCGTTATTGGCCTTGGGTTTGTGACGTGCGAGTTGTTCTGCCTGAGCACCGTTGAGTGTTTGCAGACCGGCCTGCAGGTTCACGCTGTAGCCCTGGGACTTGTCCTCGTACTTATAGGTTTGGTTGAGGGTAACTTCGACGTCTCCAAGTCCTTCCACAACTCTGCGCAAGCCTTGTCTGGAGAGGATTAAGTAGCGATCTGGCTTGTTCGTCGGTAGATCGATCAGCTCGCCAACGACGTCAGAGGTGAGAGCGATTCCACCGTGTTGCCACGTTTTAGAAAGAGCTTGCATCTCCTCGATTCCTGGCAGTTGAACGGCCAGTTCTGTCGGCAACTGCAGAATCTGAACAGGCTGTTTCGTACTGATATTCACCAGCATCAAGCTGTCGGCATTGGCAGGCCCTTGAGGTGCTGCGTTGTTGGAGGGGGCATTCAAGGTGTCTGCATCGAGGCCAACAACCAACACCATCACGGCTTGTTCGGGCAGAGGCGCGAGGGCTAACGGCCCCTCGGACGACTGCACATCGGCGCCGTCAGGGTCTGGTTTGGGCCAGATCGTCGCAAGCGCTGTGCCCGCTAAGGCAATGCCCAGCAATGCAGCACTGATTCGCAGAATGCTGCGTCCGGGGCGGTCGCCCAACCAGCCCTTGGCTGGCTTTTTCTGCGAGTCCTCACTCAACGCTGGATCCCCCATGCGTGATGGTTTGGTGATTGATCAAACAGTCTTGCTCAGCTTCGCTGAATTGGGAATCAAAGTCCCAAAAGGGAACGGCAACTGGACCTTGATCAGGGGTTAGAGCCTCGGTTGATATCAGCTTTGCGAATGGATTCTGGACAATGCAATTTATTTTTTAAGGGTAATTTTGGGTAAATGATAATATGCCTAAGCACGGAATATTGAGTTGTTTATGTAGTCTACTTGTGTCGTTTATGAAGGTTTGATTGAGCATCTTTAGAAAGCTTCTTTAAAAAAGAGCAGCATCCCCTAATTCTTGTCCAGCCATTCCTTCTTTGTAGACTCTTGCGAAAAACTGTTCGAGGGTGTCTTCTCCAAACGAAGGGGTTGCGTTGGGGTCGTAGCAATCACGCTTCTTATCCCAAACCAACATAGATTCACTGGCGTAATAGCAACCGATACGGGCAAACTCGGCGGTGTCTTCGACAGCTGGTACGAGCGTTGCCACTTTTTCTAAAAGTGCAGTGGGTGCCTTCATCACTGCCATTGGTAACGAAAGCATCCTGGGCGCGCGACCTAGTGTTTTAAAGAGCATTTCTCCTTGTGTGCGAGCGCTGAGGGCTGGGCCAGGCCCTCCGATGGGCAAGGTTTGGTTCACTTTATCGGTTTCATTGACACAATTGGCCAAGAAGCATGCAAGGTCTTTTTCACTGATTGGCTTGCAACTTGTTAGCTCTCCATTGCCAAACATCACATAAGGTGCACCTTTTCTGCAGCTCTCAAATTGGCCTGCAATGCTTTTGAAAAAGGCTGTGGGCCGAACGATCGTGTGGGTGATTTCTGCGTCTTCCTGAAGCCTAGTTTCGAAGGCAAGCTTCGCTTTTTGGAATTCTAGAATTGGCTTCTGTACACAGATGGCTGAAAGCATCACGAAATGCGCTACCCCAGCCTTCCGTCCCTCGTTGTAGGTGTTTAGGTTGGCTTCATAATCAATCGCCCATGAATCCTTCTTGCCGCCCGTTCTTGATGCAAGGCAAGAAATCACCACATCGGTGGGCTCGTTGAAGGCATGGGTTGCTAGTGACGCCGGATTGGTGACATCGCCAAATCTCACCTCTGCACCGGGGAAATCGGCCACCACATCGGCTTGACCTTTTCGTCCTCCGATTCCACTGGATTCGCGGGCGAATGCCATCACCTGATATCCACGCTCTACCAGCTCTTTCACGACAAATCGTCCGATGTATCCGGTGGCCCCGAAAACGGCCACCCTCACTTGATCTGGAGAGCGTTCTCGAAAATCATGGCGCGGTAACAGGGGGGGGAGCACGTCGTGACTCGGTCGATCTGGACCAACGCTAAAGCGTGAATCTTTCATTTACAAACGACGCCAGCTAGGAGACCACCGTCATTGCGATCAGCCTGAGCAACGAGCTTCGATCGTTGTTAAGACGCTCCGTAAGATCACAAAGGTCGGATCATTTTTATTTCCTTCGACCGTCTGGCACCCCGAATGATTTGCTTCGATGGTTAATCAATCCAGAAGCGAAAGGGATCGGCGGGTTGGTGTCCTCCTTCATCCAACGGCTTTGCCAGATTCACCTGTGTGTGGAAGCTTTGGACGGCCTGCCCGCGAATGGATAAAGGCTTTGGCGGGCCATGGTGTGTCCGTCTGGCAGATTTTGCCCCTTGCTCCGCCGGATGGCACAGGGTCGCCCTACAGCTCACCCTCCAGTTTTGCCTTGAATCCGTGGCTCCTAGATGCCGAAGATTTGGCAGAGGAGAGCTTTTTGGCGTCCAGTGCTCTCGAGAGTCTTCCTGGAGCTGATGCCAAGGCGGAAGCCACCTCTGTGCTGGATTTCCAGCTGGCCGACGCGCGTGCTTCTGCACTGGGCCGAGCCCTTGCCGCCCATTGGCCTCAGCAATCCTCTTCGCGCAAACAACAATTTGAACGCTGGAGGGTTGACCAAACCCATTGGCTGACCGATCACGTCAATTTCGTGGTGCTGCGCGATCAACACAACGGTTTGCCTTGGTGGTCTTGGCCCCATCCGCTCGCAGTTCAACAACCTGCTGCCTTAGCTCAGTGGCGGCTCCATCATGGTGAGGCCTTGCTGGAGCAGGAACTTCTCCAGTGGCATCTCGATCGACAGTGGCAACGCCTGCGCGTGCAAGCTCGGGATTTGAACATCGAGATTCTTGGAGATCTGCCCTTTTATGTGGCTCGCGATAGCGCCGATGTTTGGAGCCATCGATCCTTGTTTTCGATTGCTGCCGATGGACGTTTACGGCTGCAGAGTGGCGTTCCACCCGACTATTTCTCAGAGACTGGTCAGCTCTGGGGGACGCCTGTTTACAGCTGGGCGCGTCATCGGCGTACTGGATTTCGTTGGTGGCGGAATCGCTTGAAGCGGCAGTGGAGACTTGCCGATCGGTTGCGTCTGGATCATTTCCGTGCTCTGGCTGGCTTTTGGGCGGTCCCTGGCGATGACGACACGGCTCAAAATGGGGAGTGGCAGCGCTCACCCGGCCATGAATTGCTGCGGCTTCTGCGTCGCGACGCGGGTGGGACGCTTCCCATCGTTGCCGAAGATCTTGGCGTGATCACCCCAGATGTGGAACGGCTTCGTGATCGCTTTCGTCTACCGGGAATGAAGGTGCTGCAGTTCGCTTTTGATGGCAATCCCCGTAACCCCTATTTGCCATGCAATATCAAAGGTCGCAGGTGGGTGGTGTACACCGGTACTCATGACAACCCCACGACGATTGGGTGGTGGCAGCGACTTGATGAATCCTCTCGGCGCCAGGTGGGCGAGTTGCTTGGGTGTCATGTGGAAGCACCCGGATGGCAATTGATGGAGCTCGGGATGGCAACGTCTGCTGAGCTTGTGGTGTCTCCCTTACAGGATTTGCTGCATTTGGATGATCAAGCACGATTCAATACTCCAGGCACGGTTGGCGGCAATTGGTGCTGGAGGATGGGCGCTTTTGATGAGGCCTTGCAAGGGGCTCTCAAGGGTTATGGCGAGAGAGCTGCGACCTGGGGCAGGTGATAAGAACCAGGTTGATTGGTTTTTGGAGTGAGGGCCTGTCCGTTCCAGCGCACGGAGTCTGCCTCTCCTGGTGGAGGGTTGATGCTGAGGTCAACTGGGGGTAAGAGCTGCAAGGTCACTGTTCCGGTAGCGCCTTGAAGGTTGGTTCGATCTCCTCCTTCACTGCTCAGGCTGATCTGCCGTGGTTGGTTGAGGTTGATTTCGAGAACGCCTGGTCTTGTTGGTTGATCGAGAGGGAGATCGAGCTGTCCGAGGCTGGCTGTGAGCTCCTCCTCCAGCGGGCGCAATCCCTTCAAGATTTGGTCTGAGTCCAGGGGTGTATTGATCGGGATGGGCTTTGGAGAGAAGGCGTTGAGATTGATCAGATGTCTTTGTTGATGGTTCAGAGCCAGAATCGAGCAGATCATCACAGCGCCGTACACCACGCTCCCTTGCCATGTGGTGAAGATATCGATGCTGCCGAGAGTGAAGCGCGTGCCTCGACCATTGGTCGCCAATCGATTCGATCCTGGTCTGTTAGGCAGGGCTGCACTAAGGCTGTTGCTTGGAAGGTCTAAGTAGGTCTCCAAGCGCTGCAACATCGCCACGAGATAGGCGGCTTCTGGTAAGCGGTCTTGCCAGCCGCGTTCGAGGGCTTCTAGGACCGGCGTTGTGATTCTCACTTCTTTTGAAAGGTCTCGCATGCTGAGACCTTTTCGTTCTCTTTGTTCGCGCAGCAGCTGACCTGCCTCCTCTAAGGAGTTGTTGCGGCTCTCAAGCGAGGTTGGAGCGTGTTGCCTGTTGTTGTGACGTCGCCAAGGGAGGGGAAACTTCATCTCGGCGATGCCGTTATGAGGGGCACTCGTTCCGCTCTAAACGGATGGAAGTCCATTCTGAACGTGTTAACTCTCGCCAGTGGCCCTCAGGTAAAGAACCGAGATCAATGGAGGCGATGGCTGTTCGTTGAAGATCAAGCACCGGGTGGCCAAGGGCCTCTGCCACCCTGCGGATTTGGCGATTCCTGCCCTCCCTGAGGATCACTTTTAAAAGGGTTTGGTTCGCTCCTTGTTTCAGCAGTGAGACCTCTGCTGGTTGTGTGGGTATGCCATCCAGTTCCACACCGTTGCACCAGCGATTCAGTGCGGTGGTGGTGGGCTTACCTCTCACCTGAACCTTGTAAGTCTTGCGGTGCGAGTAGCGGGGATGGGTGAGCTGCAAGGTGATTGCACCTTGATTGGTTAAAAGCAGAGCTCCGCGGCTGTCTCCATCCAGCCGACCAACAGGGTGGAGGCCTCGCCTGAGCGACTTTGGAATGAGATCGAGAACCGTTTGGCGTCCTTGAGGATCACTGCAGCTGCTGATCACACCGGGGGGTTTGTTGAGCAGGATCAGCTTGGGGCTCGATGGTTGAGATAGGGGACGGCCATCCACCTCGATGCGGTCGATGTTCGGATCGGCTTGGTCGCCAAGTCCAGCTGTGACTTGATTCACCTTGACCCTGCCTTCGCGCAACAGGTCCTCAGCGTGTCGTCGCGAACAGACTCCTGCAGCTGCGATCAGTTTTTGCAGCCGTTGGCGGGTCACCGGTTCACTCCTCGGCATCGATCAGTGATCATCGTTGGATAGGACAAACGCCATGGTCGCTACCGCCGTTTTGAAGGCGTAATGGCTCATTCTGTCAAGGGGAGAAGCGGGGTGCCAACATGAAGAAAATCGTTAAAAGTGGTAGATTAGGAAACATAAGTGTTTCGTAATTGTCGATGGCGCCCTTGGCTCTGCTCCCCGATGCGGACCTCGTGCGTTCGTACCTGCGAGACATCGGCCGTGTGCCGTTGTTGAGTCACCAACAGGAGATCACGCTGGGCCGTCAGGTTCAGGAGTTGATGGATTTAGAGGCGCTAGAAGCAGAACTCAAGGATCAGCGCGGCGGAGAAGAGGTCGCCAGAGAAGAGGTTGCGAAAGCTGCTGGTGTGAGTGCAGCGCAACTGAAGCGCAAGCTGCAGGCCGGTCGCCGCGCCAAGGAGCGCATGGTTGCTGCCAATTTGCGGTTGGTGGTGAGCGTCGCCAAGAAATACACCAAGCGGAATATGGAACTGCTGGATTTAATCCAGGAGGGAACGATCGGTTTGGTGCGTGGTGTGGAGAAATTTGATCCCACCCGGGGCTACAAATTCAGTACTTATGCGTACTGGTGGATTCGCCAAGGGATTACCCGTGCGATTGCGGAAAAGAGCCGCACGATTCGCCTACCGATTCACATCACCGAGATGTTGAACAAGCTGAAAAAGGGTCAACGGGAATTAAGCCAAGAGCTGGGCCGCACCCCATCGGTGACGGAATTGGCGTCATTTGTGGAACTACCAGAAGATGAGGTGAAGGACTTGATGTGCCGGGCCCGCCAGCCAGTGAGCTTGGAGATGAAGGTGGGTGATGGTGATGACACCGAACTGCTGGAGCTGCTAGCCGGTGATGGAGAGCTGCCATCAGAACAGGTGGAAGGGGAATGCCTGAAGGGAGACCTGCGCGATCTGTTGAGCCAGCTGCCTGAATTGCAGGGGAAAGTGTTGCGGATGCGCTATGGGATGGATGGAGAGGAGCCGATGAGCCTCACGGGTATTGCCAAATCGATGAAGATGAGTCGCGATCGGACCCGAAGACTTGAACGTGAAGGACTAGAGATGTTGCGCCAGGGTGATGCACAACTCCAGGCCTATGTACTTGTTTAAAACTTGATTTAGAAGAATTCGTCAAAATTGTCGAAATCAACCGCTTTGAAATTCCCTGACTCCACCTGAGTCATGAGTCGTTCTAGCTGCACCCATAAAGCTCCACCTGTAAGAAGAGAAAGGAGCATGGACACTAAATATCCAGCGCCAGAGGCGAAGCCGAACACTTGAAGTGACCCGCCGATGAACAGGGTGATGCCGAGCAGAGTTCCTGCATAACTCATCGTGACTTCTGCCGTACCAAGTGGCAAAAGAGCGAGGCGATCTTGCTTCCAGCCGTCTAAGCGAATCTGGATCAGCTTTGCAAACGTGAGCCCGCACAACACACCGATCGCGAGCCCCAGGCCCGCCACGAGATAAGGCGGTTGGCTGATGGGCGCGTATTCCAGAAAAATTTCACTGGGATCAAGATCACCAAAGAAATCACTGAGCGCATCGAGGTCGGCTTGGTCTAACTCGATGGGCATGAGGTCAGGGGCTAATCCCATAACAGTGAGGGTGTGAGTGTGAGGTGAAAGTGTTGGAGGGACCCTAAGCGGCAGCTAGCGGATTCAGTTGTTGCAGCATGCGTCCGGCAATGCGACGAGGACTGAAGGTGCGTCCGAGCAAGGATGTAAGCGACCTGAGGTCTTCTGTACTGAGGCGATCGTCACGCACAAGCGTGAGCAGCATTCTTCTGCGAAGGTCGGCGCCATCCTTACTGAGCAACAAGCGCAATCCAGCTCCCGCCACTGGGATCAGCTCAGCCCCAGGTGTGGGTGCATCGCTTCCCACCACGTCTAGGAGGCTTTCCAGTCGTTCGAGTCGAAGGTGGCCTTCGGTATCAAACAAGACCTCCAGAAGCTTTTCGCGCATCTCTTTGGTGTCACCAGCCAGGAGGCGCTTGGCTACATAGGGATAGGCCACAGCAATAATTTTGAAATCTGGATCAAGACGAAGGGCAAGACCTTCCTGGCTCACAACAGCGCGGATGATCAGGGCAAAGCGAGCTGGCACTCGGAATGGATAGTCGTACATCAATTCAGAAAAGCGATCGGTAATCGCTTTGAAATTGAAGGTGCCCACGGAGTCACCCAAGCTTCCGCCCAACACCTCTCTCAGCGGCGGAATGATCGACTCCAGATCCGCATTGGGTGCTAAAAATCCCAACTCTTGAAAATCATTAGCTAATGCTGAAAAGTCCTTATTGATCAGGTGAACGACCGCACCAGTGAGCGTTAAACGGTCGGAATCACTGATGGAGTCCATCATTCCAAAGTCCACGTAGGCCACGTGACCGAGGTCTCCCGTTTGACCACTCAAGGCAAATAAATTTCCTGGGTGAGGATCGGCATGGAAATATCCATATTCCAGAAGTTGTTGCAGGCCGCTAATCACACCCGTGCGGATCAGGGCTGGCGGGTTGAGACGTTGAGATTTCAACTCCTGCCGATCTCTCATCTTGGTTCCATGAATCCAGGAGGTGGTGAGCACGCGCCTGGCAGACAACAGTCGTTCAACTTTTGGAATCGTGACGGCTGGATTATCAGCAAACAGGGCTGAAAAGCGTTCGGCATTGTCGGCTTCGCAGTAGTAATCAATTTCTTCAAACAGGCTGCGACCAAACTCATCGATGATCTCTCCCAATCCGAAACCCAAGTTGAGAGGTAGGAACGGTGCACCCAACACTCCCAAGGTGCGAATCAGCACCATGTCGCGGCGCAAAATGAAGGCGAGATTGGGGCGCTGCACCTTCA contains the following coding sequences:
- the malQ gene encoding 4-alpha-glucanotransferase, producing the protein MVNQSRSERDRRVGVLLHPTALPDSPVCGSFGRPAREWIKALAGHGVSVWQILPLAPPDGTGSPYSSPSSFALNPWLLDAEDLAEESFLASSALESLPGADAKAEATSVLDFQLADARASALGRALAAHWPQQSSSRKQQFERWRVDQTHWLTDHVNFVVLRDQHNGLPWWSWPHPLAVQQPAALAQWRLHHGEALLEQELLQWHLDRQWQRLRVQARDLNIEILGDLPFYVARDSADVWSHRSLFSIAADGRLRLQSGVPPDYFSETGQLWGTPVYSWARHRRTGFRWWRNRLKRQWRLADRLRLDHFRALAGFWAVPGDDDTAQNGEWQRSPGHELLRLLRRDAGGTLPIVAEDLGVITPDVERLRDRFRLPGMKVLQFAFDGNPRNPYLPCNIKGRRWVVYTGTHDNPTTIGWWQRLDESSRRQVGELLGCHVEAPGWQLMELGMATSAELVVSPLQDLLHLDDQARFNTPGTVGGNWCWRMGAFDEALQGALKGYGERAATWGR
- a CDS encoding LCP family protein, producing the protein MSEDSQKKPAKGWLGDRPGRSILRISAALLGIALAGTALATIWPKPDPDGADVQSSEGPLALAPLPEQAVMVLVVGLDADTLNAPSNNAAPQGPANADSLMLVNISTKQPVQILQLPTELAVQLPGIEEMQALSKTWQHGGIALTSDVVGELIDLPTNKPDRYLILSRQGLRRVVEGLGDVEVTLNQTYKYEDKSQGYSVNLQAGLQTLNGAQAEQLARHKPKANNDHQRRLRQQLLLQGVHQQLSEIDAVTVVPELLNVFSNQVTTDISSTEMLSLIAAAISAPSPPVITELPLAPRVGQQMLRELKPDLSLPIWPDQN
- a CDS encoding RodZ family helix-turn-helix domain-containing protein codes for the protein MKFPLPWRRHNNRQHAPTSLESRNNSLEEAGQLLREQRERKGLSMRDLSKEVRITTPVLEALERGWQDRLPEAAYLVAMLQRLETYLDLPSNSLSAALPNRPGSNRLATNGRGTRFTLGSIDIFTTWQGSVVYGAVMICSILALNHQQRHLINLNAFSPKPIPINTPLDSDQILKGLRPLEEELTASLGQLDLPLDQPTRPGVLEINLNQPRQISLSSEGGDRTNLQGATGTVTLQLLPPVDLSINPPPGEADSVRWNGQALTPKTNQPGSYHLPQVAALSP
- a CDS encoding ribose-phosphate pyrophosphokinase, whose product is MTSFLTAARAEQEKLQHDTRRLRLFSGTSNPALAREIAAYLGVPDGPKVCKRFADGELYVQIQESIRGCDVFLIQPTCAPVNDNLMELLIMVDACRRASARQITAVVPYYGYARADRKTAGRESIAAKLTANLLVKSGVDRVLAMDLHSAQTQGYFDIPCDHIYGSPVLVDHLAAQDLGEVVVVSPDVGGVARARAFAKQMNGAPLAIIDKRRTGHNMAESLTVIGDVSGRTAILIDDMIDTGGTICSGAKLLREQGATGVIACATHPVFSPPAIERLSVDGLFEQVVVTNSIPIASNHTFPQLHVLSVANMLGEAIWRIHEESSVSSMFR
- a CDS encoding AarF/ABC1/UbiB kinase family protein translates to MAERTSLANTTRSKDASEARMRYSPGRDARWLLLRPWIYLPRVIQIIWALTGLVVSLLLRGRSKDSEVQRKLARTLLRTLTNLGPCFIKVGQALSTRPDLIRRDWLDELTKLQDDLPSFDHAIALQTVETELGAPVEQLFEEFPNVPVAAASLGQVYKARLHGQHWVAVKVQRPNLAFILRRDMVLIRTLGVLGAPFLPLNLGFGLGEIIDEFGRSLFEEIDYYCEADNAERFSALFADNPAVTIPKVERLLSARRVLTTSWIHGTKMRDRQELKSQRLNPPALIRTGVISGLQQLLEYGYFHADPHPGNLFALSGQTGDLGHVAYVDFGMMDSISDSDRLTLTGAVVHLINKDFSALANDFQELGFLAPNADLESIIPPLREVLGGSLGDSVGTFNFKAITDRFSELMYDYPFRVPARFALIIRAVVSQEGLALRLDPDFKIIAVAYPYVAKRLLAGDTKEMREKLLEVLFDTEGHLRLERLESLLDVVGSDAPTPGAELIPVAGAGLRLLLSKDGADLRRRMLLTLVRDDRLSTEDLRSLTSLLGRTFSPRRIAGRMLQQLNPLAAA
- a CDS encoding NAD(P)H-binding protein, with protein sequence MKDSRFSVGPDRPSHDVLPPLLPRHDFRERSPDQVRVAVFGATGYIGRFVVKELVERGYQVMAFARESSGIGGRKGQADVVADFPGAEVRFGDVTNPASLATHAFNEPTDVVISCLASRTGGKKDSWAIDYEANLNTYNEGRKAGVAHFVMLSAICVQKPILEFQKAKLAFETRLQEDAEITHTIVRPTAFFKSIAGQFESCRKGAPYVMFGNGELTSCKPISEKDLACFLANCVNETDKVNQTLPIGGPGPALSARTQGEMLFKTLGRAPRMLSLPMAVMKAPTALLEKVATLVPAVEDTAEFARIGCYYASESMLVWDKKRDCYDPNATPSFGEDTLEQFFARVYKEGMAGQELGDAALF
- a CDS encoding RpoD/SigA family RNA polymerase sigma factor; the protein is MAPLALLPDADLVRSYLRDIGRVPLLSHQQEITLGRQVQELMDLEALEAELKDQRGGEEVAREEVAKAAGVSAAQLKRKLQAGRRAKERMVAANLRLVVSVAKKYTKRNMELLDLIQEGTIGLVRGVEKFDPTRGYKFSTYAYWWIRQGITRAIAEKSRTIRLPIHITEMLNKLKKGQRELSQELGRTPSVTELASFVELPEDEVKDLMCRARQPVSLEMKVGDGDDTELLELLAGDGELPSEQVEGECLKGDLRDLLSQLPELQGKVLRMRYGMDGEEPMSLTGIAKSMKMSRDRTRRLEREGLEMLRQGDAQLQAYVLV
- a CDS encoding pseudouridine synthase, which encodes MTRQRLQKLIAAAGVCSRRHAEDLLREGRVKVNQVTAGLGDQADPNIDRIEVDGRPLSQPSSPKLILLNKPPGVISSCSDPQGRQTVLDLIPKSLRRGLHPVGRLDGDSRGALLLTNQGAITLQLTHPRYSHRKTYKVQVRGKPTTTALNRWCNGVELDGIPTQPAEVSLLKQGANQTLLKVILREGRNRQIRRVAEALGHPVLDLQRTAIASIDLGSLPEGHWRELTRSEWTSIRLERNECPS